Proteins encoded by one window of Vigna radiata var. radiata cultivar VC1973A chromosome 5, Vradiata_ver6, whole genome shotgun sequence:
- the LOC106762841 gene encoding probable nucleoredoxin 3 isoform X2 yields MAGLNFEATYTDNHDILKILEAEGVEFLLSSEGKVPVSEYNGKVICLFFSANWCRPCRAFTPHLLELYETLRKRGKNLEIIFISFDRDEDGFKEHFKSMPWLAVPFDVNLHRRLIDRYRVDRIPSFIPLCSDAITVEEDLIGCIEDYGADAFPFTRKRHEELKAMDKRKLEEANLEELLGHEERHFLISGDDRKVPISEVVGKTIGLYFCAYWSPPCSAFTVQLRDAYNKLKAAKGDCFEIVLISTDRDLDEFNVNKSSMPWLALPYEDRTRHDLRRIFNIKGIPALVFIGGDGKVISANGKFMVSSYGAEAFPFTESRIRDLEAALRKEGEALPKQVEDVKHEHVLKLDMAKAYVCDSCRKQGKFWTFSCDVCDYDLHPSCLEKAN; encoded by the exons ATGGCAGGGTTAAATTTTGAAGCCACATATACTGACAACCATGATATTCTGAAGATACTTGAAGCTGAAGGTGTTGAGTTCCTTTTATCTTCTGAAGGAAAG GTACCTGTGTCAGAATACAATGGGAAAGTCATCTGCCTATTTTTCAGTGCAAACTGGTGCAGGCCTTGCAGAGCTTTCACTCCCCATCTTCTTGAACTTTATGAAACACtgagaaagagaggaaaaaatCTGGAGATCATCTTCATCTCCTTTGACCGTGATGAGGATGGATTTAAAGAGCACTTCAAGAGCATGCCATGGCTAGCTGTCCCATTTGATGTAAATTTGCACAGAAGACTGATTGACAGATACAGAGTTGATCGAATCCCATCATTCATTCCATTATGTTCAGATGCCATAACTGTTGAAGAAGACTTGATTGGCTGCATTGAGGATTATGGTGCTGATGCATTTCCTTTCACTAGGAAGAGACACGAGGAACTGAAAGCCATGGATAAAAGGAAGCTTGAGGAAGCAAACTTGGAAGAATTACTAGGACATGAAGAACGCCACTTTCTTATCTCTGGAGATGATAGGAAG GTGCCAATATCTGAAGTAGTTGGCAAAACCATAGGCCTGTATTTTTGTGCCTACTGGTCTCCTCCTTGTTCTGCCTTCACTGTCCAACTTAGAGATGCATACAACAAACTCAAGGCTGCAAAAGGAGACTGCTTTGAGATTGTTTTAATATCAACAGACAGGGACCTTGATGAATTCAATGTCAACAAAAGTAGTATGCCATGGCTTGCTCTTCCATATGAGGACAGGACAAGGCATGATCTTAGAAGAATCTTCAATATAAAGGGCATTCCTGCTTTGGTTTTCATTGGAGGAGATGGCAAAGTAATCAGTGCGAATGGCAAGTTTATGGTCTCTTCATATGGGGCAGAAGCTTTTCCCTTTACCGAATCACGGATAAGAGACCTAGAAGCAGCTCTGAGAAAGGAAGGAGAGGCTCTGCCAAAGCAGGTTGAGGATGTCAAGCATGAACATGTGCTGAAATTGGATATGGCCAAAGCATATGTATGTGATTCCTGTAGAAAGCAAGGGAAGTTCTGGACATTTTCTTGTGATGTTTGTGACTATGACCTGCACCCAAGTTGTCTAGAAAAGGCCAACTAG
- the LOC106761343 gene encoding ribonuclease H2 subunit B — protein MARVWVSSTFPRALHFAILRHSNSSLVIFPVTSLYSEIYGCWRRERSVTGSVRAFESSSAKPMSWCDGVQEPRVLVAPDPGTDGNGPGQMILLRHPKSGNATQYLFANGMLQELQWFKNLYGSWFLGDYITEDGRLYLSTPIDPVFIMLPIFEEARMKKGDDLGRFRQLDEILFIDGYPGYMQLMSVVENCMQVVSEIKEVGSSKFFRLDDSKVLRWLCYKVCQLKQTLPNLDKNYAVQSEKDTLIDAVSILGEYLKEKPWLELLCNHLKLNILEVTGKVQVYDEGSNPGSCNELQEQRSEDKKATTTKKGRQVKKVKLETESHNIKDMFTRASRKKS, from the exons ATGGCGCGAGTATGGGTGAGCTCCACATTCCCGCGCGCACTTCATTTCGCGATTCTGCGCCACTCTAACTCCTCCCTCGTTATCTTCCCTGTAACGTCTCTTTACTCTGAGAT TTACGGTTGCTGGCGAAGGGAACGATCGGTGACTGGTAGTGTTAGGGCTTTTGAATCCTCTTCTGCTAAACCTATGAGTTGGTGCGATGGCGTTCAAGAACCACGGGTTCTCGTCGCGCCGG ATCCTGGCACCGATGGAAATGGTCCGGGACAGATGATACTGCTCCGCCATCCCAAATCTG GAAATGCAACGCAGTATCTGTTTGCAAATGGAATGCTTCAAGAACTTCAGTGGTTTAAGAACTTGTACGGGTCTTGGTTTTTGGGAGATTATATAACTGAAG ATGGTCGGTTGTATTTATCCACACCAATTGATCCTGTTTTCATCATGTTGCCTATATTTGAGGAAGCTAGAATGAAG AAAGGGGATGATCTTGGGAGGTTCAGGCAATTGGACgagatattatttattgatgGCTATCCTGGATATATGCAGTTAATGTCTGTTGTGGAGAACTGTATGCAAGTTGTTTCTGAGATCAAAG AAGTTGGATCCTCAAAATTCTTCAGACTTGATGACTCAAAGGTTCTACGTTGGTTGTGCTATAAG GTTTGTCAGCTAAAACAGACACTACCCAATTTGGACAAAAACTATGCTGTTCAATCAGAGAAAGACACAT TGATTGATGCCGTCTCTATATTAGGAGAGTATTTGAAGGAAAAGCCTTGGCTGGAGCTTTTGTGTAACCATCTAAA GTTAAATATACTTGAGGTTACTGGAAAAGTACAAGTATATGATGAAGGAAGTAACCCAGGTTCATGTAACGAATTACAG GAACAACGGAGTGAAGATAAGAAGGCCACAACTACAAAGAAAGGTAGACAAGTGAAGAAGGTAAAATTGGAGACAGAATCACACAACATCAAAGATATGTTTACGAGGGCCTCCCGAAAGAAAAGCTAA
- the LOC106760390 gene encoding uncharacterized protein LOC106760390 encodes MKPSTESNNTIIIDIDSSIRSPSFVEKHQQLNIPLLLRQPSHATHELQNLRTTLRCCALDHSSFLTKLVSYVVFVFLTITVPLFTSLFVHIPASQLDPFSFNKLLQLPQSALAIFAFFTLSRFFPSYGLRQLLFLDVLQDDSINVRRGYTRHIQKAFRYLACMVLPSFIVEVVHKIIFFSRVEISVPCGTLLNWVVFVLVLLSWVYRTGLFLLACVIFRLTCELQILRFEGLHKLFEGRESDANSIFREHVRIRRQLWITSHRYRFFIISCLVTITVSQLTSLLLVLESKSDTTFFNSGDLVICSAVQLCGFILCLTGAARITHRAQGLVSIAAKWHMVMTNASAESDQCKGETSEVSPSPSATDSDSSEIHISVTPQPCSFHTRQALVTYLHHNCGGITLFGFVLDRGLLHTLFAFELSMVLWILSMVVV; translated from the exons ATGAAGCCCTCCACAGAATCAAACAACACCATCATCATCGACATTGATTCCTCCATCAGAAGCCCATCGTTCGTGGAAAAACACCAACAACTCAACATTCCCTTGCTCCTCCGACAACCATCTCATGCCACCCACGAACTGCAAAACCTACGCACAACCCTTCGATGTTGTGCTCTCGACCACTCTTCCTTCCTCACAAAACTCGTTTCCTATGTTGTCTTCGTATTCCTCACCATCACTGTCCCTCTCTTCACTTCTCTCTTCGTTCACATCCCTGCTTCCCAACTCGACCCCTTTAGCTTCAACAAGCTCCTCCAACTACCACAATCAGCCCTCGCCATTTTCGCCTTCTTCACTCTCTCCCGTTTCTTCCCAAG TTATGGGCTCAGGCAGCTTCTGTTCCTAGACGTGTTACAAGATGACTCCATCAATGTCCGACGTGGGTACACGCGCCATATTCAGAAAGCATTCAGATACTTAGCGTGCATGGTGTTACCCTCCTTCATCGTGGAAGTTGTTCACAAAATAATCTTCTTTTCCAGGGTGGAAATTTCTGTGCCATGTGGGACCCTCCTGAACTGGGTGGTGTTTGTTTTGGTGTTGCTTTCCTGGGTCTACAGAACGGGGTTGTTCTTGTTGGCGTGTGTGATTTTCAGGCTTACCTGCGAGCTTCAGATACTGAGGTTTGAAGGACTGCACAAGCTCTTTGAAGGGCGTGAATCTGATGCAAACTCGATATTCAGAGAGCATGTCAGAATCAGGAGACAATTGTGGATAACAAGCCATAGATACAGGTTCTTTATAATAAGCTGTTTGGTCACAATCACGGTTAGTCAATTGACCTCTCTCTTGCTGGTTTTGGAATCCAAATCTGACACCACCTTCTTCAATTCTGGTGACCTTGTG ATTTGTTCTGCTGTGCAGTTGTGTGGATTTATCTTGTGCTTGACTGGTGCTGCGAGAATCACACACAGGGCTCAAGGGCTAGTGTCAATTGCAGCAAAGTGGCACATGGTGATGACCAATGCATCTGCTGAATCAGACCAGTGCAAAGGCGAAACGTCAGAGGTGTCACCTAGTCCTTCTGCTACTGATTCTGATTCATCGGAAATACATATATCAGTAACCCCACAACCGTGTTCTTTCCATACCAGACAAGCTTTAG TAACATATTTGCACCACAACTGTGGAGGGATAACACTGTTTGGGTTTGTACTTGATCGAGGACTGCTTCATACTCTGTTTGCGTTTGAGCTATCTATGGTGCTTTGGATTCTGAGTATGGTGGTTGTTTAG
- the LOC106761411 gene encoding pollen receptor-like kinase 4 — protein sequence MAHMVEYFCLLMLFTCFLPSLADNAQVLMNFKTFLSNAHALSNWGNQSIGVCSWTGVLCFNQSFHGLRLEHMGLGGTVDVDTLHLLSNLNSFSVINNNFEGPMPEFKKLVNLRALFLSNNKFSGEIPDDAFDGMKRLKRVFLAENEFTGHIPTSLAQLPKLFDVDIHGNSFEGNIPEFQQTDFRVFNLSYNNLEGRIPESLSSKDPTSFAGNQGLCGDPLGPCIESPTTPSDTDQPPNSHTEKENKKKRIILTVVVVVGVIVLALIIALLIIRYRRKKPVLVKDAQPQNVTPFSSESKSIVVTAESKKSEDGGLNFVGNQRGGIDLQDLLRASAEVLGSGSFGSTYKAMLLNGPVVVVKRFKHMNDVGKKEFFDHMNRLGKLSHPNLLPLVAFYYGKEEKLLVHDFAENGSLASHLHGRSGVELNWATRLKIIKGVARGLAYLYTEFPDQALPHGHLKSSNVVLDSSFEARLAEYGLVAVVEKSHAQQFMVAYKSPEASQSEKPSEKSDVWCLGILILELLTGKFPASYLRHGKGASEDLAAWVNSIVSEGWNGEMLDKEIPGRGSGEGEMVKLLRIGMGCCEWSLESRWSWKEAVAKIEELKESDDGDDGGSERNHLYSVSTSLDDFSLSQSIS from the exons ATGGCGCATATGGTAGAGTACTTCTGTCTTCTCATGCTCTTCACTTGTTTTTTGCCTTCACTCGCTGACAATGCTCAAGTTCTGATGAACTTCAAAACATTCTTGTCCAATGCTCATGCTTTAAGCAACTGGGGGAACCAATCAATCGGTGTGTGCAGCTGGACTGGTGTACTGTGTTTCAATCAGAGTTTTCATGGCTTGAGATTAGAACACATGGGACTGGGTGGCACTGTTGACGTAGACACGCTGCATCTGTTGTCCAATTTGAACAGCTTTAGTGTCATTAACAACAACTTCGAGGGTCCAATGCCCGAATTCAAGAAGCTTGTCAATTTAAGGGCGTTGTTTCTGAGCAATAACAAGTTCTCTGGTGAAATCCCAGATGATGCTTTTGATGGCATGAAACGTCTCAAGAGAGTATTCTTGGCTGAAAATGAGTTCACTGGTCATATTCCTACGTCCTTGGCTCAATTGCCTAAACTTTTTGATGTGGACATACATGGAAATAGTTTTGAAGGAAACATACCAGAATTTCAACAGACCGATTTCAGAGTGTTTAATCTGTCTTACAACAACTTAGAGGGTCGAATACCAGAAAGCCTAAGCAGCAAGGATCCAACTTCATTTGCTG GTAATCAAGGTCTATGTGGAGATCCTCTAGGCCCCTGCATTGAAAGCCCCACCACACCATCGGACACTGATCAACCACCAAATTCACatacagaaaaagaaaacaagaaaaaacgCATTATTCTAACAGTTGTTGTAGTGGTGGGGGTGATTGTGCTGGCTTTAATAATAGCACTCTTAATCATACGTTACCGTCGAAAGAAACCCGTGCTGGTCAAAGATGCACAACCCCAGAACGTTACTCCATTTTCTAGCGAGTCCAAATCCATTGTTGTGACAGCTGAAtccaagaaaagtgaagacggAGGGTTGAACTTTGTCGGGAACCAGAGAGGGGGGATTGACTTGCAAGACCTTCTAAGGGCCTCGGCAGAGGTTCTGGGGAGTGGTAGCTTTGGATCCACTTACAAGGCCATGCTTCTGAACGGGCCAGTGGTGGTGGTGAAGAGATTCAAGCACATGAACGACGTGGGGAAGAAAGAGTTTTTTGACCACATGAACAGGCTCGGAAAATTGTCACATCCCAATCTACTCCCTCTCGTTGCATTCTACTACGGAAAAGAAGAGAAGCTTTTGGTTCATGACTTTGCTGAAAATGGCAGCTTGGCCAGTCATCTTCACG GAAGAAGCGGTGTTGAGTTGAACTGGGCAACTCGTTTGAAGATCATAAAAGGAGTGGCGAGGGGATTGGCTTATCTGTACACGGAGTTCCCCGACCAAGCATTACCGCACGGTCATCTGAAATCATCAAACGTTGTACTAGACAGTTCCTTCGAGGCTCGTTTGGCAGAGTACGGACTGGTGGCGGTGGTGGAGAAGAGCCACGCTCAGCAGTTCATGGTGGCTTACAAGTCTCCAGAGGCGAGCCAGTCTGAGAAGCCAAGCGAGAAGAGCGATGTGTGGTGTCTGGGGATTCTGATACTGGAGCTTTTGACGGGGAAGTTCCCTGCGAGTTATCTGAGGCATGGGAAGGGAGCGAGTGAGGATTTGGCGGCGTGGGTGAACTCCATAGTGAGCGAAGGGTGGAATGGGGAGATGCTTGATAAGGAGATTCCTGGGAGAGGGAGTGGAGAGGGTGAGATGGTGAAGCTGTTAAGGATTGGAATGGGATGCTGTGAATGGAGCTTGGAGAGTAGGTGGAGTTGGAAGGAAGCTGTGGCTAAGATTGAGGAGTTGAAGGAGAGTGACGATGGTGATGACGGTGGAAGTGAACGGAATCATCTCTACTCGGTTTCTACCAGTCTCGACGACTTCTCTCTCTCACAGTCTATTTCATGA
- the LOC106760391 gene encoding U-box domain-containing protein 52 gives MWLPKHRSDKKDGVSGLVAVAIDKKKESQSALKWAVDNLLTRSATVILIHVKLLAPTLSPSPSLFAPRISSFLGDDTSVVSKEHEGQNRSVFLPYRVFCTRKDIQCKDVLLEDSEVPRAIIEYASQTGVEHLVLGSSAKTSFLKRFKVSDIPGEIAKGAPDFCTVYVIAKGKIQTMRSATRPAPAIFSNQLCQVNNGRSNLSEPNVYSARSIREQETYSFDAGSQYDETFRSPFTRKRYNGRQYGDTPNLDTDISFVSSGRRSTERLIPSLNLDTGISNSRLSYSSDTDANFSFESASYRRKSTEMGSPLELSSFSFESDKQSSCSSQTADELEAEMRRLKLELKQTMKMYNTACKEALTAQQKAVELQRWKIEEERRLEEARLAEEAALAIAEKEKAKSKAAIEAAEAQKRIAELEAQKRLSAEMKALKESEEKRKVLESLVNVDVRYRKYTIEEIEEATNFFSESLKIGEGGYGPVFKCLLDHTPVAVKVLRPDAQQGRSQFQREVEVLSCIRHPHMVLLLGACPEYGCLVYEYMANGSLEDRLFRQGNTPPLPWQLRFKIAAEIGTGLLFLHQTKPEPLVHRDLKPANILLDRNFVSKISDVGLARLVPPSVADSVTQYHMTSTAGTFCYIDPEYQQTGMLGVKSDIYSLGIIFLQILTAKSPMGLTHHVARAIEKGTLSEMLDPSLSDWPQEEALNFAKLGVQCAELRRRDRPDLGKVVLPELNRLRNLGEDTDLISALGNPTNMPRDRHVSAVLEGDCPPFPNAVSGEIRANNSVTF, from the exons ATGTGGTTGCCAAAGCATCGGTCAGATAAAAAGGATGGTGTGAGTGGATTAGTAGCAGTGGcaattgataaaaagaaagagagccAATCTGCACTCAAATGGGCAGTTGACAATCTCCTCACCAGAAGTGCAACAGTAATTCTCATCCATGTCAAGCTTCTCGCACCAACCCTGTCTCCATCACCTTCTCTTTTCGCCCCTA GGATAAGTTCTTTCCTGGGTGATGATACTTCAGTGGTAAGCAAAGAACACGAAGGCCAAAACAGAAGTGTTTTCCTCCCATATCGTGTCTTCTGTACAAGGAAAGAT ATTCAATGCAAGGATGTCCTACTAGAAGATTCAGAAGTACCCAGAGCTATAATTGAATATGCTTCTCAGACAGGAGTTGAGCATCTGGTTCTTGGCTCTTCAGCAAAAACTAGTTTTCTCAA AAGATTCAAGGTGTCAGATATTCCAGGAGAAATTGCAAAAGGGGCGCCAGATTTCTGTACTGTCTATGTTATTGCCAAAGGAAAGATTCAAACTATGCGATCTGCTACTCGTCCTGCACCTGCCATTTTCTCTAACCAGCTCTGTCAAGTTAACAATGGCAGGTCAAACCTTTCAGAGCCAAATGTGTACTCAGCTCGAAGCATAAGAG AACAAGAAACGTATTCCTTTGATGCTGGATCACAGTATGATGAAACATTCAG GTCACCATTTACTAGGAAACGTTACAATGGCAGACAATATGGGGACACTCCCAATTTAGATACGGACATATCCTTTGTAAGCTCTGGAAGGAGAAGCACAGAACGTTTGATCCCTTCATTGAACTTAGATACAGGAATCTCCAACAGTCGGCTATCATATAGCtcagacacagatgcaaacttCAGCTTTGAGTCAGCGTCTTATCGAAGGAAGTCTACGGAAATGGGCTCTCCTCTTGAATTATCATCATTCTCATTTGAGAGTGATAAGCAATCATCTTGTTCGTCACAAACAGCG GATGAATTGGAAGCTGAAATGAGGAGATTGAAGTTGGAGCTGAAGCAGACCATGAAAATGTATAACACGGCTTGTAAAGAAGCACTCACAGCACAACAGAAg GCAGTGGAACTTCAGCGGTGGAAAATAGAGGAAGAGAGGAGATTGGAAGAAGCAAGGCTGGCTGAGGAAGCAGCACTGGCAATTGCAGAAAAGGAGAAAGCCAAGTCTAAAGCAGCCATTGAGGCTGCTGAAGCACAAAAAAGGATTGCAGAACTGGAGGCACAGAAGAGACTCAGTGCAGAAATGAAAGCACTTAAAGAATcagaggagaaaagaaaagttcttGAATCTTTGGTAAATGTAGATGTCAGGTATAGAAAATACACTATTGAGGAGATTGAAGAAgcaacaaattttttttctgaatccCTTAAAATTGGAGAAGGAGGATATGGTCCTGTTTTCAAGTGCCTTTTGGATCACACCCCTGTTGCAGTCAAGGTTCTACGCCCTGATGCACAACAAGGAAGATCACAGTTTCAGCGAGAG GTTGAGGTATTGAGCTGCATACGGCATCCACACATGGTTCTACTCCTAGGAGCATGTCCAGAATATGGATGTCTAGTGTATGAGTATATGGCAAATGGCAGCTTGGAAGATCGCCTCTTTCGACAAGGCAACACTCCCCCACTTCCTTGGCAGCTCAGATTCAAGATAGCAGCTGAGATCGGCACAGGCTTGCTGTTCCTGCACCAGACAAAACCAGAACCTCTGGTGCACAGGGACTTGAAACCAGCCAACATCTTGCTTGACAGAAATTTTGTGTCGAAAATCAGTGATGTAGGTTTGGCCAGGCTAGTTCCACCATCTGTGGCAGACTCTGTCACGCAGTATCACATGACATCCACAGCCGGAACCTTCTGCTACATAGATCCTGAGTACCAGCAGACAGGAATGTTGGGAGTGAAATCAGACATATACTCCCTTGGGATAAtctttttacaaattttgacAGCAAAATCACCTATGGGTTTGACCCATCATGTTGCAAGGGCCATTGAGAAGGGAACTTTATCTGAGATGTTGGATCCATCACTCTCTGATTGGCCACAAGAGGAGGCCTTGAATTTCGCTAAGTTGGGAGTGCAGTGTGCTGAATTAAGGCGCAGAGACAGACCTGATCTTGGCAAGGTTGTCCTACCAGAACTCAACAGACTCAGAAACCTTGGTGAAGATACTGACCTTATTTCAGCTTTGGGTAATCCTACCAATATGCCCCGAGACAGACATGTTTCAGCTGTACTT
- the LOC106762841 gene encoding probable nucleoredoxin 3 isoform X1: protein MSLKDHVSVTFKVLLCSNARSVSSPFVLETQPPRPSSYPLLFIFSSNFKDIKKGKQKRGHLLYQATMAGLNFEATYTDNHDILKILEAEGVEFLLSSEGKVPVSEYNGKVICLFFSANWCRPCRAFTPHLLELYETLRKRGKNLEIIFISFDRDEDGFKEHFKSMPWLAVPFDVNLHRRLIDRYRVDRIPSFIPLCSDAITVEEDLIGCIEDYGADAFPFTRKRHEELKAMDKRKLEEANLEELLGHEERHFLISGDDRKVPISEVVGKTIGLYFCAYWSPPCSAFTVQLRDAYNKLKAAKGDCFEIVLISTDRDLDEFNVNKSSMPWLALPYEDRTRHDLRRIFNIKGIPALVFIGGDGKVISANGKFMVSSYGAEAFPFTESRIRDLEAALRKEGEALPKQVEDVKHEHVLKLDMAKAYVCDSCRKQGKFWTFSCDVCDYDLHPSCLEKAN from the exons atgaGTCTTAAAGATCACGTCAGTGTAACATTTAAAGTTCTTCTCTGTTCCAACGCTCGCTCTGTATCATCTCCTTTCGTCTTGGAGACTCAACCTCCTCGTCCTTCTTCCTATCCACTACTGTTCATCTTCAGCTCCAACTTCAAAG ATATCAAGAAAGGTAAACAAAAGAGAGGACATCTGCTATATCAAGCTACAATGGCAGGGTTAAATTTTGAAGCCACATATACTGACAACCATGATATTCTGAAGATACTTGAAGCTGAAGGTGTTGAGTTCCTTTTATCTTCTGAAGGAAAG GTACCTGTGTCAGAATACAATGGGAAAGTCATCTGCCTATTTTTCAGTGCAAACTGGTGCAGGCCTTGCAGAGCTTTCACTCCCCATCTTCTTGAACTTTATGAAACACtgagaaagagaggaaaaaatCTGGAGATCATCTTCATCTCCTTTGACCGTGATGAGGATGGATTTAAAGAGCACTTCAAGAGCATGCCATGGCTAGCTGTCCCATTTGATGTAAATTTGCACAGAAGACTGATTGACAGATACAGAGTTGATCGAATCCCATCATTCATTCCATTATGTTCAGATGCCATAACTGTTGAAGAAGACTTGATTGGCTGCATTGAGGATTATGGTGCTGATGCATTTCCTTTCACTAGGAAGAGACACGAGGAACTGAAAGCCATGGATAAAAGGAAGCTTGAGGAAGCAAACTTGGAAGAATTACTAGGACATGAAGAACGCCACTTTCTTATCTCTGGAGATGATAGGAAG GTGCCAATATCTGAAGTAGTTGGCAAAACCATAGGCCTGTATTTTTGTGCCTACTGGTCTCCTCCTTGTTCTGCCTTCACTGTCCAACTTAGAGATGCATACAACAAACTCAAGGCTGCAAAAGGAGACTGCTTTGAGATTGTTTTAATATCAACAGACAGGGACCTTGATGAATTCAATGTCAACAAAAGTAGTATGCCATGGCTTGCTCTTCCATATGAGGACAGGACAAGGCATGATCTTAGAAGAATCTTCAATATAAAGGGCATTCCTGCTTTGGTTTTCATTGGAGGAGATGGCAAAGTAATCAGTGCGAATGGCAAGTTTATGGTCTCTTCATATGGGGCAGAAGCTTTTCCCTTTACCGAATCACGGATAAGAGACCTAGAAGCAGCTCTGAGAAAGGAAGGAGAGGCTCTGCCAAAGCAGGTTGAGGATGTCAAGCATGAACATGTGCTGAAATTGGATATGGCCAAAGCATATGTATGTGATTCCTGTAGAAAGCAAGGGAAGTTCTGGACATTTTCTTGTGATGTTTGTGACTATGACCTGCACCCAAGTTGTCTAGAAAAGGCCAACTAG